The proteins below are encoded in one region of Chelmon rostratus isolate fCheRos1 chromosome 21, fCheRos1.pri, whole genome shotgun sequence:
- the cdc42ep1a gene encoding cdc42 effector protein 1, producing the protein MNLQEKLSSLKGLVSHSHSKRRFKGDLTVDMISPPLGDFRHTMHVGRGGDVFGDTSFLSNHGGNGNSGEADSISTPDNKIGAFFSRTLRQIRRGSDSRAREGSKDLSPPPPAVSPIIKNAVSLPRLDVDMPNGSPTTKLLFPSCQNTPEDKKSSYGLESGFVTLPRLSRSERQQPSISLPTSCSPNIHRGSLTDPTEAILSTCSASIVTSDPKPTTTTYSDSLPSLTSLDTFTFDLGPSLMSEVFGMIGSHAEEHGHAWEGEEAGSAGWLTNEGSEMDSATISYVDSLLREDCVGRKSPHGGEWDEEEGSVMEVNGVGLSVKVPDVVMGSPERVRLGIGMESERFQSATDVLARHYGGSLLKGQRRVEVADSEMMISQPKNNLSYSYMDDEDEIKV; encoded by the exons ATGAATCTTCAGGAAAAGCTGTCGAGCCTCAAAGGTCTGGTCTCACACTCCCACAGCAAGCGCCGCTTCAAAGGCGACCTCACAGTGGACATGATCAGCCCTCCTCTGGGTGACTTCCGCCACACCATGCACGTGGGCCGTGGCGGCGACGTGTTCGGGGACACCTCCTTCCTCAGCAACCACGGCGGCAATGGGAACAGCGGGGAAGCGGATTCTATCTCCACCCCTGACAACAAGATTGGAGCGTTCTTCTCCAGGACGCTCCGTCAAATCAGGAGGGGCTCTGACAGTCGAGCCAGAGAAGGATCCAAGGATCTGTCGCCGCCACCTCCCGCCGTTTCTCCCATCATCAAGAACGCCGTCTCCCTTCCCAGGCTGGATGTGGATATGCCTAATGGAAGTCCCACCACCAAATTGCTTTTCCCCAGTTGTCAAAATACGCCAGAGGACAAGAAAAGCTCTTATG GTCTGGAGTCTGGTTTCGTCACGCTGCCTCGTCTCTCCCGCTCTGAGCGGCAGCAGCCTTCCATTTCCCTCCCCACTTCCTGCTCCCCTAACATCCACCGGGGCTCTCTGACCGACCCTACCGAGGCCATCTTATCCACGTGCTCTGCCTCCATTGTGACCTCCGACCCCaaacccaccaccaccacctacTCTgactccctcccctccctcacttCCCTGGACACCTTCACCTTTGACCTCGGCCCCTCCCTCATGAGCGAGGTGTTCGGCATGATCGGCAGCCACGCGGAGGAGCATGGCCACGcctgggagggagaggaggcgggGTCAGCTGGCTGGCTGACCAACGAGGGATCAGAGATGGACTCGGCTACTATCTCATACGTGGATTCCCTGCTAAGAGAGGACTGCGTGGGCAGGAAGAGCCCGCATGGCGGCGAATGggacgaggaggaggggagcGTGATGGAGGTGAACGGAGTTGGGCTTTCTGTAAAAGTCCCTGATGTGGTGATGGGGTCTCCTGAACGAGTGAGGTTAGGGATTGGGATGGAGAGTGAGCGGTTCCAGAGCGCTACAGATGTGCTCGCACGCCACTATGGCGGCAGCCTCTTAAAGGGacagaggagggtggaggtggcAGATTCAGAGATGATGATCAGCCAACCCAAGAATAATCTGTCCTACAGTTACATGGACGACGAGGATGAAATCAAAGTGTGA
- the sh3bp1 gene encoding SH3 domain-binding protein 1, with protein sequence MLRQSLSILKQLGSGGKSQDATELLHEDLVLVEQRVEPAKKAAQVLHKKLQGCMQSQPGLEAEKRMKKLPLMLLSISMAESLKDFDAESSIRRVLEMCCFMEKMLASMLADFEMKVEKAVLEPLNKLSEDDLPEILKNKKQFAKLTTDWNNARIRSQASTGPQARQDGLREEVEEAWRRLESIKDQYSADLYHFATKEEDYANYFIRLLELQAEYHKSSHEFLSRNISELKENHSQKGPPISLSQQKVYGEPLLSHLSRSNREVAAPIQECIHMLLRTGMREEGLFRLAAAASVVKRLKTCLDQEMVDHSEFSMDPHAVAGALKCYLRELPEPLMTFELYSDWFKAAGEKNLTEKLEQFQVLLKKLPPENYNNLRYLVQFLSLLSEQQSVNRMTPSNIAIVLGPNLLWPRAEGEAALFDMASASSVQVVTVIEPLIQHSSTLFPEAVSFEIPELPEVPDETLPAPLSQSQMSEKEQLRRTVSSSSSTASSCSSYHLPLSKANSTASQDSGGFLLVKSGSVSRSGTSTWASPVAETAAPAHQNTTTSNSSSISSSPVVALNASTACSSTAKQAPPPLAKATGAAANPGQSTTQKQGSDQGQLEPILEAPPDSPRAFVKISSPYKPKRTFNVNKANQGNEQLTVQFSKPKPPPPPKLQAPPPPTTEPAAADTRNQPIPAPRAQPANLKKPPPKKPGLKAPNCPPPLPPPSQAKAVPSIAQ encoded by the exons ATGCTGCGGCAGTCTCTGAGCATCCTGAAGCAGCTTGGCTCTGGGGGGAA GTCACAAGACGCCACCGAACTGCTACATGAAGACCTGGTTTtg GTGGAGCAGCGGGTGGAACCGGCCAAGAAGGCGGCTCAGGTCCTCCACAAGAAGCTGCAGGGCTGCATGCAGAGCCAGCCGGGGCTGGAGGCCGAAAAACGGATG AAAAAGCTGCCCCTGATGCTGCTGTCCATTAGCATGGCAGAGAGCCTCAAGGACTTTGATGCAGAATCCTCTATCAG gAGGGTGTTGGAGATGTGCTGTTTCATGGAGAAGATGCTGGCCAGCATGCTGGCAGACTTTGAGATGAAAGTGGAGAAGGCAGTTCTGGAGCCGCTCAACAAGCTCAGCGAG GATGATTTACCGGAGATCCTCAAGAACAAGAAGCAGTTTGCAAAGCTGACAACAGATTGGAACAATGCAAGAATCAG gagcCAAGCCAGTACTGGTCCGCAGGCAAGGCAGGATGGGCTCAGGGAGGAAGTGGAAGAAGCTTGGAGGAGGTTGGAGAGCATCAAG gaccAGTACTCTGCAGATCTGTATCACTTTGCaacaaaggaagaagactaTGCTAACTACTTCATCCGT CTTCTGGAGCTGCAAGCAGAATACCACAAAAGTTCACACGAGTTCCTGAGCAGAAACATCAGCGAACTCAAAGAGAATCACAGTCAGAAAG GGCCTCCGATCAGCCTCTCTCAGCAGAAGGTCTACGGGGAGCCTCTGCTGTCTCATCTGTCTCGGAGCAACAGAGAAGTCGCCGCACCCATCCAGGAGTGCATTCATATGCTGCTGAGAACAGGCATGAGGGAGGAG GGTCTGTTTCgtctggcagcagcagcctccgTGGTGAAGAGGCTGAAGACCTGTTTGGATCAAGAAATGGTCGACCACAGCGAGTTCAGCATGGACCCTCACGCCGTGGCCG GAGCTTTGAAGTGTTACCTGCGAGAACTACCTGAACCGCTGATGACCTTTGAACTCTACAGTGACTGGTTTAAAGCTGCAGG GGAAAAAAACCTGACAGAGAAGCTGGAGCAGTTCCAGGTACTTCTGAAGAAACTTCCACCTGAAAACTACAACAAcctcag GTACCTGGTCCAGttcttgtctctgctgtctgagcAGCAGTCTGTAAACAGGATGACACCCAGTAACATTGCCATCGTCCTGGGGCCTAACCTGCTCTGGCCACGAGCTGAAGG GGAAGCTGCTCTGTTTGACATGGCGTCAGCTTCTTCAGTCCAGGTGGTGACGGTCATTGAGCCTCTTATTCAGCACAGCTCCACCCTCTTCCCCGAAG ctgtttccttTGAGATCCCAGAGCTTCCCGAGGTCCCGGATGAGACCCTGCCAGCTCCTCTTTCCCAGTCTCAGATGTCAGAAaaggagcagctgaggagaacagtctcctcctcttcatccacagcctcctcctgctcctcttatCACCTCCCTCTCTCAAAGGCAAACAG CACAGCCTCTCAGGACAGTGGTGGCTTCCTCTTGGTGAAATCTGGCTCTGTGAGTCGCAGTGGCACCTCAACATGGGCCAGCCCTGTAGCTGAGACAGCAGCGCCAGcccatcaaaacacaacaaccagcaacTCATCCTCCATTAGTTCCAGCCCCGTCGTCGCCCTCAACGCTTCCACTGCCTGTAGCTCGACAGCAAAGCAGGCCCCACCCCCGCTTGCTAAAGcgacaggagcagcagcaaaCCCAGGTCAGAGTACCACCCAGAAGCAGGGCTCGGATCAGGGCCAGCTGGAGCCAATTTTGGAGGCACCTCCAGACTCTCCCAGAGCATTCGTGAAGATCAGTTCACCGTATAAAC CAAAGAGAACTTTCAACGTTAACAAGGCTAACCAAGGTAATGAGCAGCTGACAGTTCAGTTCTCTAAACCCAAACCTCCACCGCCTCCCAAGCTCCAGGCCCCTCCGCCCCCCACCACAGAGCCGGCGGCAGCGGACACGAGGAACCAGCCGATACCCGCACCCCGAGCTCAGCCGGCCAACCTCAAAAAGCCTCCCCCGAAAAAGCCTGGACTCAAAGCCCCGAACTGCCCCCCACCACTTCCTCCACCTTCACAGGCGAAGGCGGTACCTTCTATAGCACAGTGA